A region of the Saccharomyces eubayanus strain FM1318 chromosome V, whole genome shotgun sequence genome:
TCGGTGACCTCGTAGTTGGTGGCCGCTTTACCGGGTGCCGTGCAATGCTCAAAGAGCCGTTTGAAGGGCGAGCAGATGTAGTCTGCTCCCTTGAACTGGCACTCCCACTGCACGAGCTCTTTCAGGTGGCAGTGAGTGTGGGAGTCGGGTGTGGCCAGTGGAGCCAGCGCCTGGTCTCTGCCGCGAATTGTGGTTGGTGGCGCCATGTGGGTACTCTTATCAACGGTCGATGAGTCTTTCTTACCTCTTCTCCTCGCGTCTCCTTTCCTCTCACCCCCTGTTCCTcctctctttctctctATCTATCTTATCTCTgcatctttttctttttcggtTCTCGATAAAGGGCGCAAACCGCATTACGTAGCACAGCAGAACTGTGGCAGAAAGACTCGCACCCTCTGGCACATGATCTACGTGTACTACTTGCCGGATGGGGTGTGTGGTGTGTGGTGTGTGTATGAACGCTGGGGCAGGGTATGGCTCAAGTGAAGAGTATAACGGTGCCCTATTGGGTGTTCAGGGCATCGTGTTGACTACAGTGCTCCAGTTTGcttgtttttttggaaGGATGTTTGAGAGTCGCCGCTGCGATGATATGCTATATAGACATACGAAATCAGTAGTGCTATCACAATTGCTTCGCCAAGTTGTTTCTGGTAGTTTGGGATCTTGCAGTTTGGGGGGGGTGTAACTATATAAGAACACTAGTCTGGGTCGAGGTTCTGGTAAACTGGAGGAAATCTGTCGGCTGACTAGGGTTATTTGGCTTCCGCCAGGCCGTTTCGTGTAATGCGTGGCTCTTACTCTATTTATATCTTTTCTCGACATTTGCGTCGCcgcagaaaaaaataccagCTAAAGGAACAAAAAACTCATAGGTGCGTATGATTTCAGCAGTGAGACCAAAGTGCAAGGAATCAGGGCACAATTCGCAGCGCTTTGAGATGAAGATCGATTACGACCAATTGCGCAAACTCTATGAGGACACGTGCTGCACCAAGAACCTGCAGTACAGCTACGGCACGGCCGGGTTCCGGACCCTGGCCAAGGATCTGGACACGGTGATGTTCACCACGGGCATCTTGGCCGTGCTCAGGTCGCTGAAGCTCCAGGGCCAATACGTGGGGGTCATGATCACGGCATCGCACAACCCGTACCAGGACAACGGGGTCAAGATCGTGGAACCGGACGGATCGATGCTGCTGGCCGCTTGGGAGCCGTATGCTATGCAGTTGGCCAATGCCGCCTCGTTCGCTACCACTTTTGACGAGTTCTACGCCGAGTTGGTCAAATTGGTCGAGCACGAGAAGATCGATTTGGATACTAGTGCCGTCGCGCCGCACGTCGTGGTCGGCAGGGACTCCAGGGAAAGCAGTCCCTTTTTGCTGCGTTGCTTGACGTCCACCATGGCCAGCGTCTTCCACGCGCAGGTCGTGGACCTGGGCTGTGTCACCACGCCCCAGTTGCACTATGTTACCAACTTGTCCAACAGACGCCAGCGCGAGGACGGCCATGCGACAGTGGCCACGGAACAAGACTACTATTCGTTCTTCGTCGAAGCCTTCAACGAGCTCTTCACCACGTACCAAATCGAGAAAAGGCTCTCTGTCCCCAAACTGTTTGTTGACACGGCCAATGGTATTGGTGGCCCacaattgaagaaactgcTGGCCTCCAAAGACTGGGCTGTGCCATCGGACGAAATCGAAATTGTCAATGACAAATCCGATGTTCCAAAATTGCTGAATTTCGAGTGCGGTGCAGATTATGTAAAGACCAACCAGAGATTGCCCAAGGGTCTTTCTCCATCATCCCCTGACTCGCTGTATTGCTCCTTCGACGGTGACGCTGACAGGGTCGTGTTTTATTATGTCGACCCTGAATCAAAGTTCCATCTGTTGGACGGTGACAAGATATCCACGTTGTTTGCGAAATTCTTGTCCCAACAACTGGAACTGGCCAATTTGACAGATTCTCTGAAGATTGGCGTGGTGCAAACCGCATAC
Encoded here:
- the SOM1 gene encoding Som1p, giving the protein MAPPTTIRGRDQALAPLATPDSHTHCHLKELVQWECQFKGADYICSPFKRLFEHCTAPGKAATNYEVTDTYTNS
- the PCM1 gene encoding phosphoacetylglucosamine mutase PCM1 encodes the protein MISAVRPKCKESGHNSQRFEMKIDYDQLRKLYEDTCCTKNLQYSYGTAGFRTLAKDLDTVMFTTGILAVLRSLKLQGQYVGVMITASHNPYQDNGVKIVEPDGSMLLAAWEPYAMQLANAASFATTFDEFYAELVKLVEHEKIDLDTSAVAPHVVVGRDSRESSPFLLRCLTSTMASVFHAQVVDLGCVTTPQLHYVTNLSNRRQREDGHATVATEQDYYSFFVEAFNELFTTYQIEKRLSVPKLFVDTANGIGGPQLKKLLASKDWAVPSDEIEIVNDKSDVPKLLNFECGADYVKTNQRLPKGLSPSSPDSLYCSFDGDADRVVFYYVDPESKFHLLDGDKISTLFAKFLSQQLELANLTDSLKIGVVQTAYANGSSTTYIEDALHCPVSCTKTGVKHLHHEAATQYDIGIYFEANGHGTIIFSEKFHQTIESQLSKSQGNLLALNTLNCFAKLINQTVGDAISDMLAVLATLSILQMAPTDWDREYTDLPNKLVKCIVPDRSIFQTTDQERKLQNPAGLQTKIDSVIAKYPMGRSFVRASGTEDAVRVYAECEDPTKLDQFCNEIVEYVKSSV